In Rippkaea orientalis PCC 8801, the following are encoded in one genomic region:
- a CDS encoding IS4 family transposase, producing MVQSFPKVIKSILKPLPRNDYPVLNTFSFVCCWLEYVMDKSVVSMQDLFKRLNTQGIDLKISNFSKASKRRDPQVFLDIINQLKEQLRRKKGKRNARFYFPIDSTIISLTSKLLWSQGYHQVKLFCGLDSWTSEPGGIVIYFDQGHEHKYGQKTLEEIPENGLGIMDRGFASCERIKKLKENKNQTFVLRIKNNVTLEMLENGKSKVGKDGREIEIRVVAFCDLEKRTEFRLATNLPVDEEAVVSNEEIAEIYVQRWQIELLWKFLKMHLKLDRLMTKNENGIRIQIYCCLIAYLILQLIEIPQEFGKTILDKLRYLQSYMCQEISYVHWFRKLIWLR from the coding sequence ATTGTACAAAGTTTTCCCAAAGTCATTAAATCTATCTTAAAGCCGTTACCCAGAAATGATTATCCAGTTCTCAATACCTTTTCATTTGTCTGCTGTTGGTTAGAGTATGTAATGGATAAAAGTGTGGTCAGTATGCAGGATTTATTTAAAAGATTAAATACTCAAGGAATAGATTTAAAAATATCTAACTTTTCTAAGGCAAGTAAAAGAAGAGATCCTCAAGTATTTCTTGACATCATTAATCAACTAAAAGAACAACTACGGCGAAAGAAGGGTAAAAGAAACGCTCGTTTTTATTTTCCTATTGATTCAACAATTATCAGTTTAACAAGTAAACTATTATGGAGTCAAGGATATCACCAAGTAAAATTATTTTGTGGGTTGGATAGTTGGACATCAGAACCAGGGGGCATAGTGATTTATTTTGATCAGGGACATGAGCATAAATATGGTCAGAAAACGCTAGAAGAAATTCCTGAAAATGGACTAGGGATAATGGATAGAGGTTTTGCATCTTGTGAAAGAATCAAAAAGCTAAAAGAGAACAAAAATCAAACATTTGTCCTGAGAATAAAAAATAATGTTACCTTAGAAATGCTAGAGAATGGTAAGAGTAAAGTGGGAAAAGATGGAAGGGAGATAGAAATTAGAGTAGTAGCATTTTGTGACTTAGAAAAGAGAACAGAATTTCGATTAGCTACGAATTTACCTGTGGATGAAGAAGCCGTAGTAAGTAATGAAGAAATAGCAGAGATTTATGTACAAAGATGGCAGATAGAGTTACTCTGGAAGTTTTTAAAGATGCACTTAAAACTAGACAGATTAATGACCAAGAATGAAAATGGTATTCGCATTCAAATTTATTGTTGCTTAATCGCTTATCTCATTTTACAGCTAATAGAAATACCTCAAGAATTTGGCAAAACTATATTAGATAAACTTCGTTATCTTCAGTCCTATATGTGTCAGGAAATCAGCTATGTACATTGGTTCAGAAAACTAATTTGGTTAAGATGA
- a CDS encoding IS4 family transposase, whose protein sequence is MDFLPFYQDYLQNALSKSKFLLLRILIWLLQVHKQVRIERLAAYLPLPILYESRRKKIQRFLVEPCLSLVLLWFPLIKLIVEREFKPGSRLTLVLDRTQWQDKNVFMISVVWRKRAFPIYWQILEKKGSSNVKEQIALIRPVLKLFADYELLILGDREFHGVELSYWLKKRNRTAKNPIYFAFRERKNVYIRRSKKNQKRFQDLTLTPGVKVFEKNIFITKQKGFGRFNVLAYQKRKYRNHQEEEPWFIITNLDNPSEVIKYYKIRGGIEAMFRDYKSGGYNLEGSKANIHRLTNLILLIAIAYTLSALKGKSIKNRGYQKYISRLTEPKRQVRRHSEFWVGLYGQSWVLAWDFCYLFVEQIMRINLHKINEYNRGLKALSAIS, encoded by the coding sequence ATGGATTTTTTGCCTTTCTATCAGGACTATTTACAAAACGCATTATCAAAAAGTAAATTTTTACTTTTACGAATATTAATATGGCTTTTACAAGTTCATAAACAAGTTAGAATAGAACGGTTAGCGGCTTATCTTCCTCTTCCTATTCTATACGAAAGTCGTAGAAAGAAGATTCAAAGATTTTTAGTCGAACCGTGCTTAAGCCTTGTCTTATTATGGTTTCCTCTGATAAAATTAATAGTAGAACGAGAATTTAAACCAGGAAGTCGTTTAACTTTAGTTTTGGATAGGACTCAGTGGCAGGATAAAAATGTGTTCATGATTAGTGTAGTTTGGAGAAAGAGAGCCTTCCCTATTTACTGGCAAATTCTAGAGAAAAAAGGAAGCAGCAACGTCAAAGAACAAATCGCTTTAATCCGACCGGTCTTGAAATTATTTGCCGACTATGAGTTATTAATTTTAGGGGATAGGGAGTTTCATGGGGTAGAATTATCTTATTGGTTAAAGAAACGAAACCGAACGGCTAAAAATCCCATCTATTTTGCTTTTCGAGAAAGGAAAAATGTCTACATTAGAAGAAGTAAGAAGAATCAAAAACGCTTTCAAGATTTAACCCTGACCCCAGGAGTCAAAGTTTTTGAAAAAAACATTTTTATCACCAAGCAAAAAGGGTTTGGTCGCTTTAATGTATTGGCTTATCAGAAGAGAAAATATAGAAACCATCAGGAAGAAGAACCTTGGTTTATTATAACCAATTTAGATAACCCATCCGAAGTCATAAAATATTATAAAATCAGAGGTGGAATTGAAGCTATGTTTCGAGATTATAAGAGTGGAGGATATAATCTCGAAGGGAGTAAAGCTAATATTCATCGACTTACTAACTTGATTTTATTAATAGCTATTGCTTATACTTTATCGGCTTTAAAAGGGAAGTCAATTAAAAATAGAGGATATCAAAAGTATATATCTAGACTAACAGAACCGAAAAGACAAGTCAGAAGACATAGTGAATTTTGGGTAGGGCTATATGGACAAAGTTGGGTCTTAGCCTGGGATTTCTGTTACTTGTTTGTTGAACAAATTATGAGAATTAACCTTCACAAAATTAATGAATATAACCGAGGTTTAAAAGCCTTATCTGCTATTAGTTAA
- a CDS encoding phosphate/phosphite/phosphonate ABC transporter substrate-binding protein has product MKLSRRLFLITLVVQACQNRSLKGEPLVIGTVSYNEGNEVLNQYESFKHYLEQQTRSLVELEPAFNEKKALERIRSQAWSLVFAPPGLATIAMTKYQYIPLLPLDGISNLRSVIVVRQDSSFQDLKSLSNQTIALGEIGSATGYYWPIFNLYGLTLGQILFLSTPKSILESVAQGGAAAGALSLEQFKTYQTQFPLGTFRILFTDVHNVPPGVVLIVSTIPPQRRQEILQILNDTPSAIANEAGFVPNSPVPDYQYMISVVERVRAIFPETPPDLNNKNIRLFLSS; this is encoded by the coding sequence GTGAAATTATCGAGACGCTTATTCTTAATTACCCTTGTCGTCCAAGCCTGTCAAAACCGTTCTTTGAAAGGAGAACCTCTGGTCATCGGAACGGTTAGCTATAATGAAGGAAATGAAGTCCTTAATCAATACGAAAGCTTTAAACATTATTTAGAGCAACAGACACGCTCCTTAGTGGAATTGGAACCCGCTTTTAATGAAAAAAAAGCCCTAGAGAGAATCCGCTCACAAGCTTGGTCATTGGTTTTTGCCCCCCCTGGTCTAGCCACAATTGCTATGACCAAATATCAGTATATTCCGCTTCTGCCCCTCGATGGCATCAGTAATTTGCGGTCTGTTATCGTTGTCCGACAGGATAGTTCTTTCCAAGATTTAAAATCCCTCAGTAATCAGACGATCGCCCTGGGAGAAATTGGCTCAGCAACAGGCTATTATTGGCCTATTTTTAACCTTTATGGATTGACCCTCGGACAAATTTTGTTTTTATCAACGCCAAAATCCATTTTAGAAAGCGTTGCTCAAGGTGGGGCGGCCGCAGGAGCGTTATCCCTCGAACAATTCAAGACCTATCAAACTCAATTCCCATTGGGAACCTTTCGCATTCTTTTTACCGATGTTCATAACGTTCCCCCTGGTGTTGTTCTAATTGTCTCCACGATCCCCCCGCAACGTCGGCAAGAAATTTTGCAGATTTTGAACGATACACCCTCCGCGATCGCTAATGAAGCGGGATTTGTCCCTAATAGTCCCGTTCCCGACTATCAATATATGATTTCTGTGGTAGAACGGGTGAGAGCGATCTTTCCAGAAACCCCTCCCGATCTTAATAACAAAAATATTCGTCTATTTCTTTCTTCTTGA
- a CDS encoding c-type heme family protein, with amino-acid sequence MLLNKLKLRTKFNILLITIFLSGILASGVTLSLILQQRAQAEVTAKALVLLQTMNAVRDYTSDNIQPLLSPQLETESVFISETVPAYSATEVFQKLRRDPNYKSFFYKEATLNPTNLRDKADSFEQDLVETFRKDPNLKEISGFRTLPGGRSFYIARPLAVKKENCLRCHGDPNNAPKSQLATYGADNGYGWKLNDIVAVQMLSVPAEEVLNQANRSFSLVLLTLLGVFGLIVVGINFLLKQTVIRPLQKMAKIAESISMGDMDTEFEQKTEDEIGMLAKAFNRMKSSLAISMDLLNKHRKG; translated from the coding sequence ATGTTACTTAATAAACTGAAGCTACGAACAAAATTCAATATACTACTAATTACCATATTTCTGAGCGGGATTCTTGCGAGTGGAGTAACTTTATCGTTGATACTACAACAAAGAGCACAAGCGGAAGTTACCGCTAAAGCTTTAGTGTTGCTGCAAACGATGAATGCTGTACGCGACTATACTAGCGATAATATCCAACCCCTGCTATCGCCTCAATTAGAAACGGAGTCGGTCTTTATCTCTGAAACAGTACCAGCCTATTCAGCGACAGAGGTGTTCCAAAAGTTACGGAGAGACCCTAATTATAAAAGTTTTTTCTACAAAGAAGCGACCCTTAATCCTACCAATTTAAGAGATAAAGCGGATAGTTTTGAGCAGGATTTAGTAGAAACATTCAGAAAAGATCCCAATCTTAAAGAAATTTCTGGTTTTCGTACCCTTCCTGGGGGGAGGTCTTTTTATATTGCTCGTCCTTTAGCGGTTAAAAAGGAAAATTGCTTGCGGTGTCACGGAGATCCCAATAATGCTCCCAAGAGCCAATTAGCCACCTATGGAGCGGATAATGGATATGGTTGGAAGCTCAATGACATTGTGGCCGTTCAGATGCTCTCGGTTCCTGCTGAGGAAGTGTTAAATCAAGCGAATCGCTCTTTTTCCCTAGTTTTATTGACTTTATTAGGGGTTTTTGGACTAATTGTCGTGGGGATTAATTTTTTACTCAAACAAACCGTTATTCGTCCCTTGCAAAAAATGGCTAAAATTGCTGAATCTATCAGTATGGGGGATATGGATACTGAATTTGAGCAAAAAACCGAAGATGAGATTGGAATGTTAGCTAAAGCGTTTAATCGCATGAAATCGAGTTTAGCTATTTCTATGGATCTTCTCAATAAACATCGCAAAGGTTGA